The Maridesulfovibrio salexigens DSM 2638 region ATCGGCGCTGGATGCTGCGGCACCTTCTTCACGGATGGCCCCCCCACCGACGCTGTAGACTTTCCAAGTATCAATGACAGCACCGGAATTATCCAAAGCTTCAAACTGCATTCCATTAGGATGCTCTGGCATTTTCTCTTCAGCTTTCCAGATCAACTCAGTTTTATCATCACCAAGAACACTAAGAATCGCCCAGTCGGTAAGGTGCCCCTTACCTGTAGCGGCAAGACTTTCAAAAAGCGTTACCCTGAATCGAGGTGCATCAGAATGTTTCTCCAGAAACCTTTCCGCAGCCATACGCGGTCCCATTGTATGACTTGAAGAAGGGCCCACTCCAATACGGTACAACTCTCTTAAAGACTCCATCTCTCCTGCCGCCTTGTAAAAATTTATAATTCATCCCCTGAAAACACATTGTGCTTTACCACAAGCAGAAACGCTTATATTACGCATTAACTAAAATTGACAACCAAAAAATACTGATTACGTGATCAACCACCACTTAAACAGATTAAAATGGATACAATTCGTGTAGTTCCCAAAATAAACAGCCATGACATACTTAATTATCATGAACAGTGGTATAAAAAAAAGCCTCCGGTCATGAGACCGAAGGCTTGTACTACCACATCAAAAGCAGATATTGTTAATCAACCAACCCCTCAGGCAGGGTCTCAACAAATCTCCTGATTTCATCGCGGACTTTGCGAAAACTATCCAGCTGTTCTTCATTAGAACCACCCCTTTCCGCAATTTCCTTTGCCATTTTCGGCGGGTCATCAAAGCCGACATGAACAACCTTGCTTCCCCCCGGAAAATAAGGACAAGTCTCATGTGCATGATTACAGACCGTAACAACTATATCAATAGGAATATCTCTAAGTTCATCAATATGGGTAGACTTATGTCCGGAGATATCAACACCGGCTTCAGCCATTACCTTCACAGCAGAAGGATTAAGTCCATGTGTTTCAATACCTGCGGAGTAAGCATTAATCTGGTCTGATTTTAGATGCCGAGCCCAACCCTCAGCCATCTGGCTTCGGCAGGAATTACCTGTGCACAAAAACAAAAGGTTTATCTTGTTTTTCATTTTTCCACCTGTTTGGATATTTTGCCAAAGAGGAAAACTCAATAAAAAACCATTCCATTTGAGTCAAGCGACCATACCAGTTGTAACTAAATTGGCACAATTCGCGTTGCTATTCGCGCATGCGAGCCTGATTTTTTATGTAAAGAGGCAACCTGATCTTCCATCTATCCAACTCAGATTGACTGAAAACGAATTCTCCCTGAGCCGGAATAACCGGAGAAATGCTGCTTACAGGAGTCCCACCAATTATCTTCATTACGATCTCACCGGCAGCACGCCCCTGTACTTTGCCACTTAAGACCATACCGCCAACAGCCTTACCTTTACCCACACTCATTTCCCAGAAAGCAAAGACCGGAACAGGAGAGTTTGCTGATGTCCATGCCAGAACTTCTTCGCCGTCAACATTAGCCCCACCTTCAAAAAGACTGTGGTATAAACCAATTACTATAGCTTCATACCCATTTTCGCGGGCATTCATTACGGCCTTGCGCCAGTTACTGTAATCGTAAAAAGAATTAACATCCGCCTTAATACCACTAATTTCCATTCTCTGTTGATCATGAAACACAGAGGCCCGAAAAACTTCCGAAGTTGTCCCCTTATCGAGCAGGATCAAAACTTTCTTGCTGTTAAAAAGAATAAATTCCTTTAAATATCTTATTGTTCTCTTATAAAGAGGACGCTCAAGAACACCGGTTACATTTTCCCCTAACGGACCATAATTACGGGGATTATTATTAATGCCCATATAAACAACAGGAGTATCTGTTTTTAAAAATCGTTGTTCGAGGAACATCAAAGCGTTATCATCAGAAAGCACAACAATGTCCGGCTTGACTTCCAAATAGTATTTCCACGCTAAATCAGCCTTTTCCTGATACTGAGATGCATCAATTCGCTTGGTATCCATCTGGAAATTATACAGCTCAACCTGATCCTTTAAGATAGACTCAAGCCCAGCTCTCTGCTCCTGATCCCATGCATACCCATCATGATAGCTCTCGATGTAGAGAACCTTGGGCTTTGAATTTGCAGATGCTGCAGACACAAAGAATAGCAGGAAAATAAGTATACTGATTTGCTTTAACATACCGCTCCCGGGCTTAAACACATAATTATTTGATCAATTAACTACCCAGACGGTGCACCCAACAGCAGACTGAACAACTTTCGTTGAAACGGAACCAAACAGAAACTCTTCGGCTTTGCTGACTCCTCTCCTGCCGATAACAATGGTTCCATACTCGCCTTCTTCGCGGATACGCAAAATATCCATCCCTATACTGCGTCCGGTAGAACAGATGTCTGTTTCATGAAACGGCGACTTGCAACTGGCAAAGTACTCAATTCTTACTTCTTCGGGATTAACTCCCATTGAAACGAGCTTCTTCTCAGCCTCAGCCAGTTTCAGCATCATAGCATGTTCATTTTCGCCGCACTGCTTTTCCCAAGCCGCGTCATCGGGAAAGATATCTTTATCCGGAAGTCTTTCAACATAAAGCAGTACAATTTCTTCACCGGAACAATTGCGGGCAATATTACCTACATATTCCACAGCCTTAAATGAATTTTCAGAACCGTCAAAGGCAACCAGCATCTTCATGGACTTCATAATGATTTCCCTCCTACAGGCTTAACCTGCTCAAAACGGCCTACAAATTACGTATTTCCTTCAAGCTTTTATTCATATCCAGCATCAATTCATCAACACTCTCATAAAAGACTGAGCTGGAAGATGAAAAGTGCATAAGTATATTATTCAATGAAGGTGGAATGTAATCATAAATTTTCCTCAAATTTACGACCCGATTCCCGATAACCACCGAATAATCCCCCGGAGTGATGGACGAAAGCATACCCGGGTCAATGTTGTGGTCCTTCATGGTCTGTGCTGTGATATTGGCCTTTCCCACCAGATAAATCAGGATACTTCCAAGTCCGAATACATCAAGACCGAATGGATTTTCATAAAGCTCAAAAGCGTAATCAAAATCTATCCACCTGTAATCTCCGGTATCATATTCAACCCAGAGATGATCACGACGAATATCACCGTGCTTTTCGTCATTATCATGCAAAAATTTGATGGCTTCACAAGCCCCGATATACTTTTCAAAAATATCCGGGAAATGCTCGTGAAAATATGTTTTATGATCCACCGGAATATTATGCACCCAGACATCAAGACGCTTTCCGCGGATAATATCCAGCACCCGCACATTATTACCCGCAGAGTCATCTGCTGAATACCCCTGCATGAAACGCATATCGCCTTTAACCAGTTCAAGAATACGTGCCTCCTTACGCGGACTTCGGAAACACTCAATCTTAAACGGCCCGATATTCATGGGAAATTTTTCATAAAATGCTAACTTCAAAATCTGAGGCTGCTTATCTTCCAACCGTTTGCATCTCTTGACCCAATACTTGGGGTCATCGAGGCCGAACCTGCGTTCCATTTCATTTTTGGAGACAAGAAAATGCTCATTCCCAAGCTGAATAACATCACTGAAATCAATATTCATGAATTCAGAGGTATCGGTATATAAATTCCCAAAACGGGAACTACTGTAGTCAGGCAGATGCGTCTTAATCAGATCCCGGACTTCCTTGCTCATATGCACTCCCGCGATTCAAGCTGTTGGGCTAAATCCACTTCTGTCCTTACTGTGAATCTAACACACTGATATCAACAATGAAAGAAAAACAGGCCACAGGCGAAAACGATTATAGAAAAACAGCGGGAATATATTGCACTCCGGACCTTGCCTGTTATCCGTTTGTACTTTAAGTTGTATGATTCAGATAAACACTTCAACTACATCATTCTCAACAGAGGATTTCTTGAACGAAAAACACTATTCACTGGATGAATTGGGCTGGAAGGACTGCTTCAAGGGCCAATTGGATACTGATGACACTGAAATGATTCCCGCCCGGGTTACGATGACTCATAAGGGACATCTGGTTGTCTCCACTGGGCATTCCGAACTACTGCTGAAAATTGCGGGCAAAGGCATAGGCAGCTTAAATGAACAACCTACTGTAGGTGACTGGCTGCTTATGGACCGCGAAACAATGGTCCCGGTAAAAGTTCTTGAACGCACCAGCCTGCTTCAACGCATGGCTCCCGGTCAGGAAGTTAAGTTACAACCCATTGCCGCCAATATCGATACACTTTTCATAGTCTCCTCCTGCAACACAGAGTTCAACCTGAACCGCATTGAACGATACATATGTCTGGCACTTGAAGCCGGGGTTAATTTCGTACTTGTGCTGACAAAGGAAGACCTGACCGAAGAAGCGCAGGAATACAGAAAGCAGGCCGAACACCTTTTTGAATCCATGCCCATTGTGACTATCAACGGCAAAGACCCGCAAAGCGTACAGAGCCTTCAGAAGTGGTTTAAACCCGGTGAAACTGTGGCCCTGCTCGGCTCATCCGGTGTGGGAAAAA contains the following coding sequences:
- the rsgA gene encoding ribosome small subunit-dependent GTPase A, whose protein sequence is MNEKHYSLDELGWKDCFKGQLDTDDTEMIPARVTMTHKGHLVVSTGHSELLLKIAGKGIGSLNEQPTVGDWLLMDRETMVPVKVLERTSLLQRMAPGQEVKLQPIAANIDTLFIVSSCNTEFNLNRIERYICLALEAGVNFVLVLTKEDLTEEAQEYRKQAEHLFESMPIVTINGKDPQSVQSLQKWFKPGETVALLGSSGVGKTTLLNTINGTEKEKTGAIRHGDDKGRHTTTTRSLHVMPSGALLIDVPGIRELQLHDCHAGIDRAFSEIVEAEEMCRFSDCSHEREPGCGVREALESKIITRRRLDNYLKLKEEAEKNTTEIAERAKRKAGKKKKYSRKWKK
- a CDS encoding universal stress protein, giving the protein MKSMKMLVAFDGSENSFKAVEYVGNIARNCSGEEIVLLYVERLPDKDIFPDDAAWEKQCGENEHAMMLKLAEAEKKLVSMGVNPEEVRIEYFASCKSPFHETDICSTGRSIGMDILRIREEGEYGTIVIGRRGVSKAEEFLFGSVSTKVVQSAVGCTVWVVN
- a CDS encoding ABC transporter substrate-binding protein, whose product is MLKQISILIFLLFFVSAASANSKPKVLYIESYHDGYAWDQEQRAGLESILKDQVELYNFQMDTKRIDASQYQEKADLAWKYYLEVKPDIVVLSDDNALMFLEQRFLKTDTPVVYMGINNNPRNYGPLGENVTGVLERPLYKRTIRYLKEFILFNSKKVLILLDKGTTSEVFRASVFHDQQRMEISGIKADVNSFYDYSNWRKAVMNARENGYEAIVIGLYHSLFEGGANVDGEEVLAWTSANSPVPVFAFWEMSVGKGKAVGGMVLSGKVQGRAAGEIVMKIIGGTPVSSISPVIPAQGEFVFSQSELDRWKIRLPLYIKNQARMRE
- a CDS encoding arsenate reductase ArsC, giving the protein MKNKINLLFLCTGNSCRSQMAEGWARHLKSDQINAYSAGIETHGLNPSAVKVMAEAGVDISGHKSTHIDELRDIPIDIVVTVCNHAHETCPYFPGGSKVVHVGFDDPPKMAKEIAERGGSNEEQLDSFRKVRDEIRRFVETLPEGLVD